In Pseudomonas sp. FP1742, the DNA window GCTCCTGGGTTTTTTGCCGAAGTTGTTCAGTCAGCGTGCGTTGTTCGCTGGCCAGTCGGCGCTGGCGTTGTTCATACAGCGAGCGTTCGTCCTCGGCCACTTGCGGCGCCTTGGCGATGACTTCCGGGGACAGCTTGAACGGTCGGCCTTCCGCTTCGGCGGACAATCGTTCGACCTGCGCGATCAAGGCATAGCGATCCGCTTCGCTTTCGCCCTTGTTCGACAGGAATCGCGTGTCATCCAGGCGCAGCAAGGTGTCGCCCTTGTTCACCATTTGCCCTTCGCGCACGAAAATCTCGGTGACGATGCCGCCTTCCAGGTTCTGGATCACCTGTATCTTGCTCGATGGAATCGCCTTGCCTTCGCCCATGGTGACTTCCTGCAACACGGCGAATTTGGCCCAGACCAGCGCGGTGATCAGCAGCGCCGCCGCCAGCCACACGGTGATCCGCGACCAGCGCGGCGAATCCTGCAACGAGGCGCCGGCGGTTTCCGGCATGAATTCGCTTTCGGCACTTTTGCTGAAACTGCCGAAGTAGCTTCGGTCTTGCGGTGTGTCGGATGATGAACGGGCCATGGGTCGCTCCTAAACCGTCGCAGAGCCGACACGGCCCTTGCGCAATGCATCGATGACCGCTTCTTTCGGGCCGTCGGCGACGATCCGCCCGTTGTCCAGCACCACCAGCCGATCCACCAGGCTGAGCATCGAGGTGCGGTGGGTAACCAGCAGCACGGTTTTGCCCTGGACCCAGCCGTGGAGTTTCTGCCGCAGGATGTCTTCGCTGCTGTTGTCCATGGCGCTGGTGGGTTCGTCGAGCAACATGATCGGCGGATCGAGCAGCAACGCACGCGCCAGCAACACCGCCTGGCGCTGACCGCCCGACAGCAACTGTCCGCGCTCGCCCACTGGCCGATCAAAACCTTGTGGATGCTGGCGCGCGAGTTCGGTGACACCGGTCAGCTCAGCGACTTCAAGCATCCGGGCGTCGCTGATGTAGCGTGCGCCGAGGGTCAGGTTGTCGCGCAGGCTGCCGGCCAGCAACGGCAGGTCGTGGGCCACGTAGCCGATCTGTTGACGCAGGTCGGCGACGTCCAGTTGCCGCAGGTCCAGGCCATCGAGCAGCAACTGGCCTTCTTCCGGTGCGTAGAAACCCATCACCAGCCGCGCCAGCGTGCTTTTGCCCGAACCGCTGCGACCGATGATGCCGATCCGCTCGCCGGGCTTCATGCTGAAGCTGACGTTGGCCAGGGCCGGCGCGTTCTGGCCGTTGTAGTGGAACGTCACGCCGCTGACGTCCAGGGCGCCTTGCAGTTGCGTGCGCTCCAGCGGCCGCTGCTTGGCATCGCGCTCTTGCGGCAGCGACATCAGCGAATCGGTGCTTTTCATGGTCAGTTGCGCTTGCTGGTAGCGGGTGATCAGCCCGGCGATCTGCCCCAGCGGCGCGAGCACGCGACTGCCGAGCATGTAGCTCGCCACCAGCGCACCGACGCTGAGATTGCCGGCGATGATGCTGTAGACCCCGGCGACGATGGTCGCCATGCCGGAGAATTGCTGAATGAACAGCGTGCCGTTGGTGGCCAGCGCCGAGAGGTTGCGCGCGTGGCTGTCGAGGCGGGTGAGGGCGCCGTGGGTGCTTTCCCATTTGTGCTGGCGCTCGCTTTCAGCGCTGCACGCCTTGAGGGTTTCCAGACCACCGAGGGTTTCGATCAGCAGGGCCTGGCGTTCGGCGCCGAGGCTCAGACTTTTCTGCACGGTGTCGCGCAGGCGTGCCTGGATCACCATGGCGAAAAGGATCGTGATGGGGAAGGCCAGCAGCGGAATCACCACCAGCCAGCCGCCGAGCAGGCCGATGACTACCAGCATCAGCACGGCGAAGGGCATGTCGATCAGGCTGGTCAGCGTGACGGCGGTGAGAAACTCCCGCAGGCCCTGGAAATCATGAATGCTCTGGGCGAAACCACCGATGGTTGCGGGTCGCGCTTTCATCGCCATGCCGGTGATGCGTTCGAACAGGGTCGCCGAAAGAATCACGTCGGTTTTCTTCCCGGCGGTGTCCAGCAAGTGCGCACGAACCACCCGCAGCACCAGTTCGAAACCGGTGCCGATCAGCAAGCCGATCGACAGCACCCACAAGGTTGAAGTGGCCTGGTTCGGCACCACCCGGTCGTAGGTCTGCATCACGAACAACGGCACCATCAGGCCCAGCAGGTTGATCAGGAAACTCGCCAGAATCGCATCGCTGTACAGCCATTTCGACAGCTTCAGCGTGTCGCGAAACCACGCCTCGACCCGCGGCACCAGCGGTGCGCGCAAGTCTTCAAGTTCATGCCGTGGCCGGGCGAACAAGGCCTGGCCGCTGTAGTTGGCGGCCAGCTCGTCCGTGCTCACCCATTGTTCTCCGCCGTCGGCTTCGCTGGGCAGAATCAGCGCCTGACCATCGTCGCCCCAACGGCGCAAGACCGCGCAGCGGCCATGGTTGAGGATCAGCATCACTGGCAGGTTGAGCGCGGAAATATCCGCCAGCTCACGGCGCAGTACCCGCGCCTGCAAACTGGCCCGGGCCGCTGCGCGCGGCAGCAGGTCCAGGCTCAAGCGTTGGTGTGCCATTGGCAGCCCGGCACTCAGGCTGGCGCGACTGACCGTCGCGCCGTGGAGCTTGCAGAGAATCAACAGGCCGTCCAGAAGCGGATCATCGAAGCTCAGACGCGGATCGACACCCGTGTTGCCGGTTTCCATGCTGGTCACATTGATCGCTCCTACACGGCGTTACTTCATTTAAGTTCAGGCAAGCGCGCTTCGTTTTTCACTTCGGTGGCGGCAATCGCATCGGCGGGCAGCACCACCCGTTGTTTGCTCAGCAACTGGCCCATGTTCGCCAGTACGCGGTACATCGAGAACTCCTCGGTGTAGCGCACTTCGGTATAGCGGCGGTTGGCGTTGTAGAGCTCGTTTTCACTGTCGAGCAAGTCGAGCAGAGTCCGTTGGCCGAGACCGAACTGATCCTGATACGCCGCCCGCACACGGGTGGTGGTTTCGGCGTACTCGCGGGCGGTCGGGGTTTGCTTCTTGGCGTTTTGCATGGCGTTCCAGGCCAGGTGGATGTTCTCGTTGAGCTGGCGCAGAGCGTTGTTGCGGATGTCCATCGCCTGGTTGATCTGGTGCGCATCGGAGGCCAGCCGGGCCTTGTCGCTGCCGCCACGGAACAGGTTGTAGTTCATCACCACGCCCACTCGCCATTCGTTGTCGTGGCCTTGATCGCCCTGCACATTGTTGTTGGCGCCCACTGCCGCTTCGGCGTCGAAGCGTGGGTAGAACGGCGACTTGGCGACTTCGTACTGGCTCTCGGCCGATTGCACGTCGGCCTGGGCGGATTTCAGGTACGGGTTGTTTTCCATCATGCTCTGCTGGGCTTCCGGCAGGGTGGCGGGCAATTCGCCGCGGGTTGACGGCGGCACTTCAAGTTCATCGGGCATGCGCCCCACGACGCTGTAGAAATTCGCCTCGGCATCCGCCAGATCGACTTCAGCAGTGTCGAGGTTGTTTTGCGCCAGTGCCCGGCGAGCGGTGGACTGGTCTGAGTCGGCGTTGCTGCCGACCCCACGCTGGGTCCGCAGGCTGATCTGATCATTGACCCGCATGTGCGCTTGCAGGTTGTTCCTGGCCAGGGTCACCAGCTCGCGGCGCTTGAGCACTTCGAGGTACACCTCGATGGTACGCAGGGCCAGGTCCTGGGCGGTGCCCTGTGCGTAATACGCCCGGGAGTTGACCACGCCTTTGGTGCGCGCCACCTCGTTGGAGGTGTTGAAACCGTCGAACAGCATTTGCCGCAGACGCAGCTCTGACTGGGTGTAGGTGAGGATTTCGGTATTGTGATTGCCGCGCGAGCGGGTGGTGGTGTTATCGCTGTAGCCGCGCCCGTAGGCGGCGTTCAAATCCACCGATGGATAAAAGCCCCCTTTGGCGACTTTAACCTGCTCGTCGGCCGAGAGCCGGGCATCAACCCGCGACGCCAGTTCCGGGTGGGTCGCAATGGTGCTCTGGATCGCCTCGGTCAATGACATCGCCTGCGCCTGAGATGTGCAGGC includes these proteins:
- a CDS encoding TolC family outer membrane protein; this translates as MRVLTPLCSAILLAMACTSQAQAMSLTEAIQSTIATHPELASRVDARLSADEQVKVAKGGFYPSVDLNAAYGRGYSDNTTTRSRGNHNTEILTYTQSELRLRQMLFDGFNTSNEVARTKGVVNSRAYYAQGTAQDLALRTIEVYLEVLKRRELVTLARNNLQAHMRVNDQISLRTQRGVGSNADSDQSTARRALAQNNLDTAEVDLADAEANFYSVVGRMPDELEVPPSTRGELPATLPEAQQSMMENNPYLKSAQADVQSAESQYEVAKSPFYPRFDAEAAVGANNNVQGDQGHDNEWRVGVVMNYNLFRGGSDKARLASDAHQINQAMDIRNNALRQLNENIHLAWNAMQNAKKQTPTAREYAETTTRVRAAYQDQFGLGQRTLLDLLDSENELYNANRRYTEVRYTEEFSMYRVLANMGQLLSKQRVVLPADAIAATEVKNEARLPELK
- a CDS encoding type I secretion system permease/ATPase — protein: MTSMETGNTGVDPRLSFDDPLLDGLLILCKLHGATVSRASLSAGLPMAHQRLSLDLLPRAAARASLQARVLRRELADISALNLPVMLILNHGRCAVLRRWGDDGQALILPSEADGGEQWVSTDELAANYSGQALFARPRHELEDLRAPLVPRVEAWFRDTLKLSKWLYSDAILASFLINLLGLMVPLFVMQTYDRVVPNQATSTLWVLSIGLLIGTGFELVLRVVRAHLLDTAGKKTDVILSATLFERITGMAMKARPATIGGFAQSIHDFQGLREFLTAVTLTSLIDMPFAVLMLVVIGLLGGWLVVIPLLAFPITILFAMVIQARLRDTVQKSLSLGAERQALLIETLGGLETLKACSAESERQHKWESTHGALTRLDSHARNLSALATNGTLFIQQFSGMATIVAGVYSIIAGNLSVGALVASYMLGSRVLAPLGQIAGLITRYQQAQLTMKSTDSLMSLPQERDAKQRPLERTQLQGALDVSGVTFHYNGQNAPALANVSFSMKPGERIGIIGRSGSGKSTLARLVMGFYAPEEGQLLLDGLDLRQLDVADLRQQIGYVAHDLPLLAGSLRDNLTLGARYISDARMLEVAELTGVTELARQHPQGFDRPVGERGQLLSGGQRQAVLLARALLLDPPIMLLDEPTSAMDNSSEDILRQKLHGWVQGKTVLLVTHRTSMLSLVDRLVVLDNGRIVADGPKEAVIDALRKGRVGSATV